Proteins encoded in a region of the Triticum dicoccoides isolate Atlit2015 ecotype Zavitan chromosome 3A, WEW_v2.0, whole genome shotgun sequence genome:
- the LOC119269936 gene encoding TVP38/TMEM64 family membrane protein slr0305-like: MRQPHLLSPQRLSPSPVLSPHFSPPCAAQGGSPWRWRHRRAFHPPLSSLRESDKGTLRKASPNLPFRLGGGGGGGDDRRSAADREKKGKEKEEEEGEGFSGALTGTLLAGAVLVGVVGGFGAAGYVYKDQINTFLTHFSGFIEGYGTAGYALFILAYAGLEVLAIPAVPLTMSAGLLFGSVTGTIMVSISGTLAAAVAFLIARYFARERILKMVEGNKKFLAIDKAIGENGFKVVTLLRLSPLLPFSLGNYLYGLTSVKFLPYVLGSWLGMLPGTWAYVSAGAFGRAIIQDETEIGLGGNNQLLTLGIGLLVTAVAATYVTRLAKDAVKDVDDE, from the exons ATGAGGCAGCCGCACCTCCTCTCGCCGCAGCGGCTCTCCCCCTCGCccgtcctctccccccacttctcgCCGCCCTGCGCGGCGCAGGGCGGCTCGCCGTGGCGGTGGCGCCACCGCCGGGCCTTCCACCCGCCGCTCTCCTCGCTGCGGGAGTCCGACAAGGGCACGCTGCGCAAGGCCTCGCCCAACCTCCCCTtccggctcggcggcggcggcggcgggggcgacgaccgccgctccgccgccgaccgggagaagaaggggaaggagaaggaggaggaagagggcgaagGGTTCTCGGGGGCCCTCACCGGGACGCTGCTCGCCGGGGCGGTGCTGGTCGGGGTCGTAGGGGGGTTCGGGGCCGCCGGGTACGTGTACAAGGACCAGATCAATACCTTcctcacgcacttctccgggttcatTGAGG GCTATGGCACTGCTGGGTACGCGTTGTTTATACTTGCCTATGCAGGATTGGAG GTTCTTGCAATTCCAGCAGTACCGTTGACCATGTCTGCAGGTCTATTATTCGGTAGTGTTACTGGTACTATTATGGTTTCAATCAGTGGGACA CTAGCTGCCGCTGTGGCCTTTCTCATTGCTAGATACTTTGCCAGAGAGCGTATTCTTAAGATGGTAGAAGGAAACAAGAAGTTTCTGGCAATTGATAAAGCGATAGGTGAAAATGGTTTCAAGGTTGTGACTCTGCTTCGCTTGAGTCCCCTATTACCTTTCTCCCTTGGGAACTACCTGTACGGTTTGACTTCAGTCAAGTTCTTACCCTACGTGTTGGGCAG TTGGTTGGGTATGCTTCCAGGAACATGGGCCTATGTCAGTGCTGGTGCATTTGGGCGAGCTATAATC CAAGATGAGACGGAAATCGGTTTGGGAGGAAACAACCAGCTATTGACACTGGGCATAGGGCTATTAGTTACAGCCGTTGCTGCTACTTATGTAACACGGCTTGCTAAG GATGCTGTAAAGGATGTTGACGACGAATAG